A region of the Verrucomicrobiota bacterium genome:
GCAGCAACCGGTAAAGTCTTCCGCGATTTTCTATTCCAAGAAGATATTCTCAACGGCGTGCCAATCTGGCAAGATGATGTCCCCAGCCCTGCGGAATTAAGGGCATTTGGCGTGCGCGGCAACAACAGTGATCGCAGCTTCCAAGACATCGATACCTTCTACGTCACAGACAATATGTTCTTTATGGAAGACCGTCTCAATATCCTGGCCGGCCTTCGCAAAATTGACATCAATCAACGCTCGATCGCATTGGGTGGCGCACCACAGGGTACGCCAATCGATGATGGAGACACAAATTTCCAATTGGGCGGTGTCTACCGGATCAATCCCAATGTAAGTTTCTTCGCCAATGTGGCCGATGCTTTCGAACCACAAAACGCAACGGATCCCGATACAGGCGAATTTATTGGACCACAATCCAGTGAAGCCATCGAAATCGGGTTCAAGTTTATCGATCTTTTCGACGGAAAGCTCAGCGGGTCGGTAGCGGCGTTTAACATCAAGAAAGACAACGTGGTTCGAAACGACTTCAATCCCGTTACCTTTATGTCGGATCAATCCGTGACCAGTGACGAGAGTGAAGGAATCGAGTTCGAGTTATTCTACAATCCAACGGAAAATTGGAACATCGTAGCCGCCTATAGCTGGATTGATGCGAAAGTCGTAGGCGAAGTCGCCACAGGTCTTCCTTTAGAAGGCGCAACGCCGCACCGCTTTACGCTCTTCACCAACTACACAGTGGATGAAGGCCCGGCAGAAGGGCTCCGGTTCGGCGGTGGTTTAGTCTACGCAGATGGACCAATCCAGCAATTTGGCAATATCGTAAACAGATTTGTAACTGAAGACGGTTACATGGAAATCAATTTGTTTGCGCGTTACCCAACCATGATCGGAGACCAGCCCGTCACGTTCGGAATCAATATCGACAACGCAACCGACGAATTTTACGTTCGGTCTCGTGCAGCAACCAACGAAGCCCGCACGATTCTTTTATCAGCCTCTTTTGATTTGTAGTTCTATTGTAGTTTGTAGTTCAGGCAAACCCTCTTCGGTTGATTCCGGAGAGGGTTTGTTGTTTCCATCTCTCTGTTAAATCTATCCATTCATAAGCCGTCGGAACTTTACTACACTGACCTCCTATGACTAAGATTAATTGGAATCGCATCATTTCTCTCAGCCTCATACTCTTCTCTACCCTGGTATTAGTTGGCTGCGGACAAGGCTCAAAGGAAACACAGTCCAATTCCCCAGAACCATCCCGAGGAAAGCCAAACATTCTGTTTATAATGGCCGATGATCACACCTGGCAGGCTATCGGAAGCTACGGCAGCCACCTCAAAGAATTTTGCCCAACACCCAATATCGATCGACTGTCTAGCGAAGGTGCGCTGCTTAAAAACGTTTATTGCACCAACTCCATTTGCACTCCAAGCCGGGCCTCGATTCTCAGTGGCCAGTACAGCCATGTGAACGGGCTGATGACACTCGAAGACACCTGGGACCGGGATCATCAACCAAACATGGCGGTAGAGCTTCAAAAGGCAGGTTATGAAACCGCGATCATTGGCAAATGGCATCTCCACTCCGAGCCGATGGGTTTCGACTACTATAAGGTGTTACCAGGCCAAGTGCTGTATTTTAACCCTTTGCTCAAGGAGAAAGGGAAACCCTGGAAGGACCACAACGAAGGTGGAGAAGCTTACGAGGGTCACTCAAGCGATGTTATCGGCAACGAAACGATCAAATGGCTGAAAGAACAACGCGACACCGGCAAACCATTTTTTCTCATGTGCCATTTCAAAGCCCCACACGGACTTTGGGAATACGCTCCGCGATTCAAAGAATTGTATGCCCATGTTGAGATTCCCGAACCACACAGCCTGTTTGAAGATAATAGCGACCGGTCAGACGGTTCACGCGATTACGGCAGTACCGTAGGGCCGACTAATAAAATTCGCAGCCGGGTCGCCTGCATGCAAAACGACTTCTGGCCGGGTGGTCCGCTCGACGTTACCGTTATGGATGAAAAAGAACAAACCCGCGCAGCCTACCAACGTTACCTCAAAGACTATTTACGGTGCGTGGCGGGAGTGGATGAAAACGTGGGCCGTGTGTTAGCCACTCTCAAGGAGCAAGGCATTGAGGACGACACGCTTATCATTTATACCGGCGACCAAGGCATGATGCTTGGCGAACATGATCGCGTCGATAAACGTTGGGCGTTCGAGGAGTCGATGCGGATGCCGTTCATCGCCCGATACCCAAAGGAAATTGAACCAAACAGCATCAACAAGGATATTATCAACAACGTAGATTTCGCCCCCACCCTTTTAGACTTCGCTGGCGCAAAAGCTCCCAAGGAAATGCAAGGTCGGTCTTTCCGTAAAAACCTCGCGGGAGACACGCCAAAAGATTGGCGCCAATCCACCTACTATCGATATTGGATGCACCGCGCCCACCACGATGTCCCAGCGCACTATGCTATCCGCACTCAACGCTATAAACTAATCTTCTATTACGGCCTGGCACTTCATCCACGTATGGACAAATTCTGGCCAGA
Encoded here:
- a CDS encoding sulfatase, with translation MTKINWNRIISLSLILFSTLVLVGCGQGSKETQSNSPEPSRGKPNILFIMADDHTWQAIGSYGSHLKEFCPTPNIDRLSSEGALLKNVYCTNSICTPSRASILSGQYSHVNGLMTLEDTWDRDHQPNMAVELQKAGYETAIIGKWHLHSEPMGFDYYKVLPGQVLYFNPLLKEKGKPWKDHNEGGEAYEGHSSDVIGNETIKWLKEQRDTGKPFFLMCHFKAPHGLWEYAPRFKELYAHVEIPEPHSLFEDNSDRSDGSRDYGSTVGPTNKIRSRVACMQNDFWPGGPLDVTVMDEKEQTRAAYQRYLKDYLRCVAGVDENVGRVLATLKEQGIEDDTLIIYTGDQGMMLGEHDRVDKRWAFEESMRMPFIARYPKEIEPNSINKDIINNVDFAPTLLDFAGAKAPKEMQGRSFRKNLAGDTPKDWRQSTYYRYWMHRAHHDVPAHYAIRTQRYKLIFYYGLALHPRMDKFWPENAVSDSTEANLHQVSSWGVTRPESTPARLELYDIEKDPYEQQNVYEDPTYSAVVADLKKQLSAIKEEVGDLDDLYPELVERRNQVW
- a CDS encoding TonB-dependent receptor; protein product: AATGKVFRDFLFQEDILNGVPIWQDDVPSPAELRAFGVRGNNSDRSFQDIDTFYVTDNMFFMEDRLNILAGLRKIDINQRSIALGGAPQGTPIDDGDTNFQLGGVYRINPNVSFFANVADAFEPQNATDPDTGEFIGPQSSEAIEIGFKFIDLFDGKLSGSVAAFNIKKDNVVRNDFNPVTFMSDQSVTSDESEGIEFELFYNPTENWNIVAAYSWIDAKVVGEVATGLPLEGATPHRFTLFTNYTVDEGPAEGLRFGGGLVYADGPIQQFGNIVNRFVTEDGYMEINLFARYPTMIGDQPVTFGINIDNATDEFYVRSRAATNEARTILLSASFDL